AGACTACCGTATGAACAGAGAAAGGAAACACAGTTGCGTCGGACTTGGATAGCCATATATTAGTTGGCGATACGTTATAAAAACAAtagccaaccaaccaatccaTCCACCAAGCATGACGCAGTGTCCTTAAACAGTAATCTTTCTTCAGTGTGTGTTCACCAGTATGCTTTCCTTCGCCTGTTTTGCGAGCCTGTTAACACTCTCCTTCATTCAGCTGGCATATTCACAAGACGCTGTCAGCAGTGTCGTGGATAAAAGCACAGCGTCGAGTCGGTCCAGAGATATGTTTACAACAACGACTCAACGCAGAGTCACCCTTTCTAAACAGCAAGGGGGTCCCGCGACATTGAGCAATCAACAAAATGTAATCTATAGGTCCATCAATCCGCGCGTAGTAACTGACGCATCGACCAATGAAGAAAGGGCTGGCAGCAGACAGCACGAATACACTATTCACACACTGACCAGGCCGCAGAAGGATGCCATGAACAACAGGCGTAAAGACCCACGTAACGATACTGACGCTTTGTCCGATAGACGTACACACCCAGTGTTTGGACAAGCGGCACAAGCACAACGCATCCAAAACTCATCAACAGTGACTCTACTGCCAACAGGGCGTGTTGTCCGATTCCCAGCGACCTCTTCGTCCCGTTCTCCGCCAACCCCAACATCTGCACTGCAAACAGCAAGTAGAATAACATTTTCTTCCAGTCCGAAAGACGCAACGGAATGTCCTGGGGACACTCGCAAACACCTTCCGGAGGCAATGGAAGGACATGTTGCGGTAGTCTTTAAGAATACTAAGTGTGTACCAGAGTACGGCTGGGTCATCAACGTCCCAAAAGGTTACGGAATTATTATTGAGTTTGAGACGATTCTGATAAATACAGAACATACTTTGGTACTCATTGCTCTGGCAGACGGAGTTCGACGCATGATCAAACGTTACTCTGAATCGTTTCATCTCAATTTAGCTCCTGTTGTGAGCATCCACAATTCCTTGCTGCTCCTGATAAGAACATCATCAACGTATAAACTAGAGTCTGTCTTGAACCTCACTTACACGTCCCATCCCATGAGAGACATTCCGGCATTCACACCTTTTAAAAGTGACACGCTAGAAAGCCGCATGAAATATTTCTGCAAAGGAATCTCGAATCTCCCAGCAGCTATTTCATGTGACGGAATTCGTCATTGTGAGTTTGGTGAAGATGAGAAGAACTGCACTTACCGTAACGAAGGTTGCGGGGACTGGTTTCCTCACGGCAACTACTGTTTCAAGGCTACTTTTCTCATACAAAAAAGACACCGGATCTCTTCTACCTTCGTGAAAAGCACGGTGCCACTCCGAGCTGAAAAATATTGCCAGTCAAAGTACAACGCAACGCTGGCTTCACTGCAAGAACCTGGAGCAATGCAGGCCGCTGCAAACATGGTCCGCAAAAGCAGCTTTACCAACGCCGTAGTAGGCATCAGAAAAGTAAAACCAATCGACCTCAGGTTGTGGTACTTGTACCGCTACATGTGGCAGTGGGGAGAGCAGGGCGGTCCCATAGCGTATGACCAAAGCGAGCTGCAGAGAAAAGGGACGGCACTGGAGTGTGCTGTGCTCAATGTGAAGAAGGGGCTCTCTCTAGAGCCTTTGCTTTGTGGTGTAGTCAAATCCGACCAAGCTCCTCCTGAAGGCTTCATCTGCATGAGACCAAACCCGACCCGCGAGACAGGTAAGCTTTCACTGTCCGGAGTCTCTTTTCCCAGGGCATCCAAAACGCCAACCAAGTTCCAGACCAAGGAATGTCCAGACGGCTCGCTGGTGCAGACGTTCCATCGCTGTCAGTGGGGGGAGgaagatgatgacgacgactctGGTTGGTCCCCTCTCCATCTGCCCCTGTTTCAGTGTCGTTTTGGGCCCGCCGTGCACTACTCGCTGTTGTGTGATGGAAAATACGACTGCCAAGATCGCAGCGATGAAACCAACTGTCACAAACCGCAGTTTGCCCCTCTGCAGACATCATCTTTTATCTGCAGAAAGTTCCAGGCGGTTCCAGTTTTGCAGAGGTGTGACGGAATGCCGGACTGTTTTGATGAGAGTGATGAAGAGTTTTGTGAATCTTGTACACATCATCATGTTCTTTGTCAGGACGTGGGATGTATTCCCATGCACTATGCAAATTACTTCCAACAGTGCGCAAGCAATGCCTTAACCACAGAATCAGCCTCTCCGGCCACTCCACCTCGAAGGGTGCACCTAGACGGGACTGGAATGTCTTCCCTCGTCACTGGAGACTGCGGTGAAGGTTTCTTCCACTGTCAGGGCGGCCACTGCATCCCGACCTTTCTCCTCAACAACGGAGAGCAGGACTGCCCGCGGGGAGAAGATGAAGGCATTACTATGGACAATGTGACGTGTCCAGGTTACTACAGGTGTCACGGTTCTGGCAACTGCGTCGACAGTGACCGTTTGTGTGACAACATCTACCACTGCCCCAACAAGGACGACGAGATGTTCTGTCACATGACCTGCCCACGTGACCAGGGCTGCCGTTGTGAAGGCTGGGCCTACACGTGTTCCGGGATGATCGACCCTCTGGAGAACCTTCACGTGCGCTACCTGGACCTCAGCCACGCTTCTAATGTGACTCTGGAAAAACTCCACTACATGGAGTACCTCGCCTTCCTCAACTTGTCTTCGTGCGGGCTTGGCAATGTGACTCTCTTCAACATGCCTCAGCTTCGAGTTCTCGATCTCAGCTTTAACCTACTGACAGGTCTGTTTTCTCTCAGTCTCCGACATTTTTCTGCGCTTGAGTTTTTGGACCTGTCTGATAATTCTTTTGTGACAACTATCGGCAGTGACTTTGCTTTACAATTAGCAATAGGACAGCTTCGCAACCTGAGAACTTTGCTCATGACTAACGTTGGTTTGGAGGTAATAGACGACAAAGCGTTTAGTCCCTTGTCAAGCCTGAAGCACCTCGACCTGAGAAAAAATCCATTGCAGAGGTATGTTGAGGGATCTCTGTTCGGTTTGACCTCCCTCGAAGAACTGCATACCGACGAATCAAAACTATGCTGTCATTATTTTCATCCTACGGTGTTGAGATGCTACGCTCCTTTCGATGAGCTCTCTTCCTGCAGCGACCTTTTGGCTCAGGATTTCTTCAGGGCATTTCTCTGGGTGCTGTCTTGCCAGGCCATTGTCGGTAACATCGGGGTCTTGGTCTACAGGGTGGTCATCGCCACGCACAACTCGGCATCCGCGTCCGTAGTCCTGGTAAAGAACCTGTGCCTCTCTGATCTCCTGATGGGAATCTATATGATGGTGATCGGCGTGGCTGACGTTCAGTTCAGAGGGGAATACGTAGCTCAGGAGAACGGCTGGAAGAGCAGTGTGACATGTACGGTGGCCGGGTTTCTGTCGTTCGTGTCCAGCGAGGTGTCGGCCTTCGTGGTGTGTCTGATCACGCTGGACCGCGTGCTGGTCATCTGCTTCCCCTTCCACTCTCACCTGCACCTCAGTCATTCTGTCACCGTCATCTTTTGCTGCGGTGCATGGGTCCTGGGCTGTGTGCTGGCTGCAGTGCCTCTCCTGACGGGGTTAGAGTTCTACGGACAGAACGGTATCTGTGTGCCTCTGCCTATCACTAGGCAGCAGTTCTCAGGGCAGAGATACGCCTTCGCTGTCTTCATCGTCCTCAACTTTGTCCTCTTCCTCGCCATCGGCGTGGGGCAGGCCGTCATCTACAGCGCAGTGCGTAACTCCAGCAAGGCAGCGGGAAATCAGATGCGGGAACGAGACATGGCTCTAGCGCGGCGCCTTCTGGTCGTGGTGCTGACCGACTTCTGCTGCTGGTTCCCCATCGGTCTGCTGGGGCTGCTGGCTGCCCGTGGCGCTCCCGTCCCTGGCGTGGTCAACGTGTGGGCCGCCATCTTCGTGCTGCCGCTCAACTCGGCGCTCAACCCGTTCCTCTACACGCTGAACAGTGTCCTGCGGAAGCGGAGGGCGCGGAGGATGGAGAAGAGAACGAAGAAGACCCTAGGCAGGCTGAGGACGGAGATCGCCACATGGCAGCCGGCCAGCGTGCACGAGCTGGTCAGGATATGCGTCAGCTCCAGAGTGGTGGACAGGGAGACGCTGCACACACTGCTGGGGGTCCAGGACGCTGCGAGAGTTGAAGGTCAGCATGGAGAGGACGTCGGCCAGGGCAGGGATGAGAATGACAGCAGTATTGACAATGGCAACCACACCACCTTAGTCACCCATGATGCTACTCTTTGAACAGCAACGTGTGTGCTCacatcccgtcgcgatataaccttgaatggttgaaaacgacgttaaacaccaaataaagaaagaaagaaagtgctcACATCGAACATGGCTCTTGACCTGTTTGCATTTTAAAGGTGTAGCTCTCTGTGGCCATCTTCGTAGATGTAAAAGAATCGAGGACAAGAAAAGAAGTACAGTGGGGCCCCCACAAATTGTCACTCACTAAAAAGCTAATTACTCCTTGATTTGTTTCGCGAAAAACTTCGTATTCGGTTTACATTGGTTTGAGATATGGGATGATAAGTTCACAAAGTGTCAAGTGTGTCTgttaaatggtctgacttttatgCTCTTTCGAAAATGCATTCCAAACGAAGGGATTGACTCGAAACACGAGGTTTAGCACTGCGTGGTAGATTGACATAATAAAGAGTTTGAGTTCTTCGTTTCTTGATTGTATAAGCACAGCTGTGTTACACCACTGtctctaaggccaaaaaaaaaatagtctgtttacggtaacccgaccgaccctatttttttcgcgcgaccctagacttttttttggcatttaataaaataaaaaaaaataaaaagaaaaaaaatcttttggttttttttgcaaaataacgtaaaaatatggttgtttggagaaaaaaaaaaattaaaatcccgacctaccgaccctatttttttggcctatgttaccgtaaacagacctattttttttgggggggggggcctaagcTACTTTGCACATAgataaataaatttaaaaaaataaaaaataaaaaataaaaacattaaagGCATTTTATGAATTGTAGCTTCTAGCATCAAGACCTGATATTTTCTGTGTTCGATCGGCGGCATGTTCAGAATTATTTCCTGAAAATACGGAGTGAAGGAAGGCCCCTGAGTACGAAATTGTAGAACCTTTCAAGGTAGCGTTTATGAAGTCGGCCGATGAAATCCATCCTTGCGAATGATAATTGTCAATCAGATTAGCGTGACTGATCGTTTTAATTTCAATTTGCAATGATTTTTGATAATCTGAAACGCGATGCTAAGTGTTTGGTTTTCTCTGCCAAGACCCCACGAAATGACTGAGAATGTCGGATTCTTATGCGATAAGCTCCCCTGATAAATGTTAAATGTTCAGTTCAAGAGGTATTAAACATCTCACCTTTTTGATAGAACGCCCAACTTTCAGccatgttgtttgtgtgtgcttgtgaaaTCATTACATACTTCCGGGCGAGGCGGCTGGGTTAGATTTATCTTTGCAAGACACGACGACGCCAGACACGACAGTTTGTTTCACAGATGAAATCGTACTACCTATATCCGAGTGTACATGTTTACCTCAAAGGGTGAAGTTACGGTACATAGTCCTTGAGGCTCacgtgtttaaaggcacagtaagcctcccgtaaatcatcacagatactgtcaggcttttacacacagtacaaacaccctttcatttaaacactcaccgcttgagaacatcctaggtgccctccgtaaagagcgagcaattttcaatgaatttatttttgcgtggtttatcttacccctgagccatcgtgaacccgtgtgatccagtttccctttttcacaatgtagttgtcagttagtaatttgaatgccaCTCGaagtgagcttatctgcaatagcacgttattatgtacctctgactatgcacgaaacaaacggctgtggttcacaagaaccctagcgatggcttttgactgttcagaggaactgaaaataggcataaaccgtcgtctgctacgagaaccacgaccttgcgtgaccctgcttccgggattttcttttttcaaactttcaaaacttcgaattgtactgatcttgtcatgatgaaaaaaaaaatcttttatgatttaagaatgtttgtgtaacaagctgtcaatttattatttagattttaaaagttaggtctagcgcaaaaacgcaccacggtccgattgtctctgagacaatccgcaaaattaattctttaaaaattgctcgctttttacgtagggcacctaggatgttcccgtttggtgagcgttcaaatggaagggtgtttgtactgtgtgtcggtaaaagcctgacagtatctgtgatggtttacgggaggcttactgtgcctttaagtataTGAATATGACAGATTCGccgatctctgtctctctctgagtctctctctcagtctccctgtctgtctctctctctgtctctgtctctgtctctctctctgtgggagagggctggttgaaaagaagctcgtttatattgcttaaaTGCAACAACCCTcataaaataaattttgatttgatttgatttgatctctctctctctctttcactcttattttgtgtgtgtgtgtgtgtgtgtacgtgtgtgtgtacgtgtgtgtgtgtgtgtgtgtgtgtgtgtctgtgtgtgtgtctgtctgtgtgtgtgtctgtgtgtgtgtctgttttttttggtgtttttttctttttacatttagtcaagttttgtgtgtgtgtgtgtagagcgattcggagtaaactactggaccgatctttatgaaatttgacatgagagttcctgggtatattATCCCCAGATgtctttttaaaaaatttttgataaatgtctttgatgacgtcatatccgacttttcgtgaaagttgaggcggcactgtcacgctctcatttttcaaccaaattggttgaaattttggtcaagtaatcttcgacgaagcccggactttggtatttcatttcagcttggaggcttaaaattgaagtaatgagtttgctcattaaagttgtcagtaaaatcgatttttctcaaacagatttaaaattgattgcatcgtattcttcatcacattctgaatctaaaaatatatacatgtatgtacatatgtcatgtttactcttaaaatgtgatcacaattaacgaaaaaagattaattagtcttacgattaaaatttaagaaatcgatccaaaaatgatttcatcttattcttgatcatttcctgattccaaaaacatatagatatgatatgttgtattcaaaacaagctcagaaagttaacaagaatacagaaaagcgcgctttcctgcttagcacaatacgataccgcgctaatctggcgtgtcaatatcactacgttttgcacgtggaaggtgagcgatttccttcacgaggggattgacgaagctgtactgtcttggtgaaaaagtacagtgcgttcagtttcatcccgtgagttcgacagcttgactaaatgtagtaatttcgcctttcgcgacttgtcacatttagtcaagttataactaaatgttttaacattgggaatcgagatgagggtgtggcgtatgtgtgtgtgcatgtatgtatgtatgtatgtctgtctgtctgtaatgtatacatgtatgtacgtatgtatgtatgtatgtatatatgtgtgtgtgtgtgtgtgtgtgtgcgtgtagaacgattccgagaaaactactggaccgatcttcatgaaacttgaaacgatagttcctgggtatggtgTCCCCAGacatttcctttcttttttttttcaatatatatatttgatgacgtcatatccgacttttagtgaaagttgaggccgcactgtcacaccatcattttttaaccaaattgatttaaattttgatcaagtaatcttcaatgacgtctgtcacgtttcaatatatcacaaaaggtgattatgaacggttagttactgctaactaactaaccacaccacgatccactctcgcagtcatacaaatagatagaatcaacaaaagtataagtttcagacgcctgtttatatattatcacgccacctccctcgagacttcactccaaaagatgtttttacgttcaaaacgtaaacaaggggtcactgacaaaaatgccagttaaagtttagaaaatgataataacacgctgatcccgtgtatagatagAAAAGTTAGCTGATCTGCCAAAAGCGCTGGTTAaagcaggtgtcacacaccccacgttgtcaccactcaaaTGAAATCACTAATACACAAGATGACAAGGTGGTATACAGGGTGCaatgacatggtgcacttagctttttgccactgagtgggcgacccgtgaatagtctatctccacaactgctccgttgaatgaagtgccggctggcgtagaaacgaagcagggaatagtggagatatcaggcgcctcactcagtcgctgaagatcctccccgtagtctaccagaaaaTAGCAGACATGTAGAATGGTAGGATGACGACAGCGACAGCAACCACCAGTACACTAGAACACCAGGTTACAGCCGAGGTTCCGGTTACAGCATACCCGCAACAGCAGATGAGTAGATAAGtagaaggctgcaacaaaaagcatcggtgcactaaacatgccacgctacccttcaccctccaccttcaaacatgtcacctttacatatttcatagagcacgtgggcctgcacaaacgaacttttaaaacaacaaatcagccattttccttccttctctccatatctgcaaaaaccatatacagattattattttagagtcacaaagagcaaattatgcgctaacctggaaagaacaacagagagtatttcattccacaaacacagactcgtcaacagcgttaaataatgatttattacctcaacagcctaatgtaagtagctctcctttaagcgaatccgctccCTTTTGAATGGCTTCCGTCCGTCGACGAAAATACCGCCATCCCCTTCTTGCTGAATTACTTTATGCGTAGGAAAAATCCCCCGCTCAGCCAAGAATCAAAACCTGACAACCTTGTCGTCCGCACAGGTGAAACAGCGAAAAGTTTTCTCTCCTTCGTAGTTCCGTAAAGCCCTACTGTACCATGCAGAACGGCACGCTGacttaaaataatatatcaccACGTGTAGAAGACCATCTAACTTTAGGATGGAGGAAAAACGATCCTTCTCTGTCGCTGCCCTGTGTTCAAGTGTCCTCTCATGTCTTCCCCAAACAACCTTGAAAAAACATCACGTGACTCCACGTGTCCCGTATCCAGTTCAGTCACAGTCGATTTCGCCAAGCAAGCAAAATTCACGCACGTGGAACCCCTGTATCAAAATATCACCCCTCGCATGCCAGCCAGGCGTGCAGGAAAACGTATTTCCCGTGCTAAGCTCGGTCAGCAGAAAATAGCCCGtacaagcacaggcgcttttcgTCGTAATTTGagaaaggcaccccacagagtgttcctttctcgattcatgtcactaaatcgtgacaacGTCCGAACTATGGgactgcatttcagcttggaagctgacaaaatagttaattagtttgcttattaaagttgtcattaaaatcgaattttcagaaACAGATTAGAAAACGAttttattgtattcttcatcttctcctgaattcaaaattatatagatatgtcatgtttactttacaaatgtgctcagaatgaacggtcgcatgcttcgcggagacgatcGTGACCCGCCTCGGTCTTCGGGTATAGTTAGCCGAGACTATTTAAAGGTAATCTCTGTGATGACTTGCTTCTGGTATTGATCTTTAAAGTTTGAtaacgactgactaaatgtttttatatcgcttcacatgacttgttttattttgttatc
This region of Littorina saxatilis isolate snail1 linkage group LG8, US_GU_Lsax_2.0, whole genome shotgun sequence genomic DNA includes:
- the LOC138974592 gene encoding G-protein coupled receptor GRL101-like, whose product is MVRKSSFTNAVVGIRKVKPIDLRLWYLYRYMWQWGEQGGPIAYDQSELQRKGTALECAVLNVKKGLSLEPLLCGVVKSDQAPPEGFICMRPNPTRETGKLSLSGVSFPRASKTPTKFQTKECPDGSLVQTFHRCQWGEEDDDDDSGWSPLHLPLFQCRFGPAVHYSLLCDGKYDCQDRSDETNCHKPQFAPLQTSSFICRKFQAVPVLQRCDGMPDCFDESDEEFCESCTHHHVLCQDVGCIPMHYANYFQQCASNALTTESASPATPPRRVHLDGTGMSSLVTGDCGEGFFHCQGGHCIPTFLLNNGEQDCPRGEDEGITMDNVTCPGYYRCHGSGNCVDSDRLCDNIYHCPNKDDEMFCHMTCPRDQGCRCEGWAYTCSGMIDPLENLHVRYLDLSHASNVTLEKLHYMEYLAFLNLSSCGLGNVTLFNMPQLRVLDLSFNLLTGLFSLSLRHFSALEFLDLSDNSFVTTIGSDFALQLAIGQLRNLRTLLMTNVGLEVIDDKAFSPLSSLKHLDLRKNPLQRYVEGSLFGLTSLEELHTDESKLCCHYFHPTVLRCYAPFDELSSCSDLLAQDFFRAFLWVLSCQAIVGNIGVLVYRVVIATHNSASASVVLVKNLCLSDLLMGIYMMVIGVADVQFRGEYVAQENGWKSSVTCTVAGFLSFVSSEVSAFVVCLITLDRVLVICFPFHSHLHLSHSVTVIFCCGAWVLGCVLAAVPLLTGLEFYGQNGICVPLPITRQQFSGQRYAFAVFIVLNFVLFLAIGVGQAVIYSAVRNSSKAAGNQMRERDMALARRLLVVVLTDFCCWFPIGLLGLLAARGAPVPGVVNVWAAIFVLPLNSALNPFLYTLNSVLRKRRARRMEKRTKKTLGRLRTEIATWQPASVHELVRICVSSRVVDRETLHTLLGVQDAARVEGQHGEDVGQGRDENDSSIDNGNHTTLVTHDATL